In Corynebacterium afermentans subsp. afermentans, a genomic segment contains:
- a CDS encoding IS30 family transposase: protein MKTQAGHAPVDYAEDRVKVGRGVRLSYEDRLTIQHGCSQGMSARQIATLLGRHHSVISREIARNGWEVPGEDGEATVYYNARQAGLGAKARAHRPKVRKLDDNPALRAVVVTCLARRWSPGRISVWLQHAFADDESMRISHEAIYSALYIQGKGSLRAELEAVMKTQDVLIRGGKRRKARPRNAGVLTGKPWIKGAEITKRSPEADDRAIPGHWEGDLVIGTGGKSALITLVERTSRYTLLGHLPTEHTSMTVIETIQQMVKDLNAEQLKTITWDQGVEMAETARVRIKDGCEVYFCDPHAPWQRPTNENTNGEIRRRFYKKGTDFAEVTPEHVAWVQDELNDTPRQVLGGATPREILQQIFNRGALTA from the coding sequence ATGAAAACGCAAGCAGGCCACGCGCCTGTCGACTATGCCGAGGACCGTGTGAAAGTCGGCCGCGGGGTCCGACTGTCGTATGAAGACCGCCTGACGATCCAACATGGGTGCAGCCAGGGAATGTCAGCCAGGCAGATCGCAACGCTGCTGGGGCGCCACCACAGCGTGATCAGCCGGGAAATCGCCCGCAACGGGTGGGAAGTTCCCGGCGAAGACGGTGAGGCCACGGTGTACTACAACGCCCGGCAAGCCGGCCTGGGCGCCAAGGCGCGTGCGCACCGGCCGAAGGTGCGCAAGCTTGACGACAACCCGGCACTTCGTGCTGTGGTGGTGACGTGTCTTGCCCGCCGGTGGTCGCCCGGGCGCATCAGTGTGTGGCTTCAGCATGCTTTCGCCGATGATGAAAGCATGCGTATTTCCCACGAAGCGATCTACAGCGCCTTGTACATCCAGGGCAAAGGCAGCTTGCGCGCCGAGCTTGAAGCGGTGATGAAGACCCAAGATGTGCTCATCCGTGGCGGCAAGCGGCGAAAAGCCCGGCCCCGTAATGCCGGTGTGCTCACCGGTAAGCCGTGGATCAAAGGCGCTGAAATCACCAAGCGCAGCCCAGAGGCTGACGACCGGGCAATCCCCGGGCACTGGGAAGGCGATCTTGTCATCGGCACCGGCGGCAAAAGCGCGCTGATTACCCTGGTGGAGCGCACCAGCCGCTACACCCTGCTTGGTCATCTGCCCACCGAACACACATCGATGACGGTGATTGAAACGATCCAGCAGATGGTCAAAGACCTCAACGCTGAACAGCTCAAGACCATCACCTGGGATCAAGGCGTGGAAATGGCTGAAACCGCACGTGTGCGCATCAAAGACGGCTGCGAGGTGTACTTTTGCGATCCGCACGCGCCATGGCAGCGGCCGACCAACGAGAACACCAACGGTGAGATCCGCCGCCGCTTCTACAAGAAAGGCACCGACTTCGCCGAAGTAACCCCCGAGCACGTCGCCTGGGTACAAGACGAACTCAACGACACACCACGACAAGTCCTCGGCGGAGCAACACCACGTGAGATACTCCAGCAAATATTCAATCGTGGCGCATTAACCGCTTGA